One genomic segment of Kordiimonas sp. SCSIO 12603 includes these proteins:
- a CDS encoding PepSY domain-containing protein has protein sequence MARASTKRGFTFKDFLVKLHLYLGLTLGLLFALLGLTGSMLAFDDEIVRLMNSDKLTSVEQGHMLSLEEATLHMQNWAETHDTKGELADIQPPTGSDGVYSFNYREGRRNVGAYKMDAYSGEILGEFHFTDTFMFTVMQFHEKFLAGGTGKTITGITAGTAFFILLSGYILWWPKKRRFKQAFKIKWNANTMRVLFDSHKAFGAALGLVMIVSAFTGFTMAFPEVFEAPISAFSERTQFQGPFESKDSGGEPLSLSALVMLVDERYSGGTITDIRLPRERTATYRLEVKHTGDIHEDGDTILLLDQYTGAELINWSPSQMTAADSFFNWMRPLHEAQAFGLIHQILFAIAGLLPPFLYVTGVWMWLKKRKLNRKPKRTAAAAA, from the coding sequence ATGGCGCGCGCTTCCACTAAACGCGGTTTCACCTTTAAAGATTTTCTGGTGAAGCTGCATCTTTATCTGGGTTTAACTCTAGGCCTTTTATTTGCTCTTCTAGGGCTAACCGGCTCTATGCTGGCCTTCGATGATGAAATCGTACGCCTGATGAATTCAGATAAACTTACATCGGTTGAACAAGGCCATATGCTAAGTCTTGAGGAAGCAACCCTTCATATGCAGAACTGGGCAGAAACACACGACACCAAAGGCGAACTGGCCGATATTCAACCACCTACTGGCAGTGACGGTGTTTATAGCTTCAATTACCGCGAAGGGCGCCGAAATGTTGGCGCCTATAAAATGGATGCTTATTCAGGCGAAATTCTAGGTGAATTCCATTTTACAGATACCTTTATGTTCACCGTGATGCAGTTCCACGAAAAATTCCTCGCGGGCGGCACCGGGAAAACCATCACAGGCATCACGGCAGGGACCGCATTTTTCATTCTGCTATCTGGCTATATTCTGTGGTGGCCAAAAAAACGCCGTTTCAAACAGGCTTTTAAAATCAAATGGAACGCCAATACCATGCGCGTGCTTTTTGACAGCCACAAAGCTTTTGGCGCAGCACTTGGGCTTGTGATGATCGTAAGCGCTTTCACAGGCTTTACCATGGCTTTCCCTGAAGTGTTCGAAGCACCAATCTCGGCTTTTTCTGAGCGCACACAATTTCAAGGACCATTCGAATCCAAAGATAGTGGCGGCGAACCACTTTCTCTCTCCGCACTGGTAATGTTGGTGGATGAACGCTACAGCGGCGGCACTATTACAGACATTCGCCTACCAAGAGAGAGAACAGCAACCTACCGCCTTGAAGTGAAGCACACTGGTGATATTCACGAAGACGGCGATACTATTTTGTTGCTTGATCAATATACCGGGGCAGAGCTTATCAACTGGTCACCTTCACAAATGACGGCGGCTGATAGTTTCTTTAACTGGATGCGCCCACTGCATGAAGCACAGGCTTTTGGCCTTATCCACCAGATACTGTTTGCCATCGCAGGCCTGCTTCCACCGTTTTTATATGTAACAGGTGTGTGGATGTGGCTGAAAAAACGCAAACTGAACCGCAAACCAAAACGCACCGCCGCCGCAGCAGCATAA
- a CDS encoding sensor histidine kinase: MLRLVPKNWKTDTYIIGLVWLSTLLLIVFSHEQPHLHVGEAVYMVFRGLLAVLLLYVLLPRFFYKGEYALFTLSAVLAFAVFGSFEEGVIEPFFFPYTRGADPWSVTGVIYMAIETLPMIAVMTFIKLAWDSKEAQENLVAAHSEKMESELKFLRSQINPHILFNALNNIYSHSLTDTGKAPDMLLKLSDLLRYTLYECSEDLVPLERELASINNYISIQEMGLEGRGFIDLHIEGDTQGKFILPFVLITLVENCFKHSFDTQDKGIEIRISIKAGEDKLILKTENSFDEDHRTESEGVKEKGVGIANVRRRLELLSDREFSLTHGRNGDVYVLELEMPLKTKGIGHD, from the coding sequence TTGCTGCGACTTGTCCCTAAAAACTGGAAAACAGATACATATATTATCGGGCTGGTTTGGCTTTCGACCCTACTGCTTATTGTCTTCTCTCATGAGCAACCACATCTGCATGTGGGTGAAGCTGTTTATATGGTTTTCCGTGGCCTTTTAGCTGTGCTGTTGCTGTACGTGTTGTTGCCACGGTTTTTTTATAAAGGCGAATATGCGCTCTTTACCTTGTCTGCGGTGCTGGCCTTTGCGGTGTTTGGAAGTTTTGAAGAAGGGGTGATTGAACCGTTTTTCTTTCCCTATACCCGAGGGGCAGATCCCTGGTCTGTCACTGGGGTGATTTATATGGCCATTGAAACCCTGCCAATGATTGCAGTGATGACCTTTATCAAGCTGGCGTGGGATTCAAAGGAAGCACAGGAAAACCTGGTGGCGGCGCATAGCGAAAAGATGGAAAGTGAGCTTAAATTCCTTAGATCTCAGATTAACCCGCATATTCTTTTTAATGCGTTGAATAACATTTATTCCCATTCACTGACAGATACGGGCAAAGCCCCGGATATGCTTTTGAAGCTTTCGGATTTACTGCGCTACACGCTTTATGAATGCAGTGAGGATTTAGTGCCGCTTGAACGGGAATTGGCCTCTATCAATAACTATATCTCTATTCAAGAAATGGGTCTTGAAGGTAGAGGGTTTATTGATCTGCATATTGAAGGCGACACACAGGGGAAATTTATCCTGCCGTTCGTGCTTATCACTCTTGTGGAAAACTGTTTCAAGCACAGTTTTGATACTCAGGACAAAGGGATTGAAATTCGTATTTCTATTAAGGCGGGGGAAGATAAGCTTATCCTAAAAACAGAGAATAGCTTTGATGAAGACCACCGTACGGAAAGTGAAGGAGTAAAGGAAAAAGGCGTTGGGATTGCGAATGTGCGCCGCAGGCTTGAGCTTTTAAGTGACAGAGAGTTTTCTCTTACCCACGGTAGGAATGGCGATGTTTATGTGCTTGAGCTGGAAATGCCGTTGAAGACAAAAGGGATAGGCCATGACTAA